A single Thermosynechococcus vestitus BP-1 DNA region contains:
- a CDS encoding DNA-processing protein DprA: MTQATNLPGLDSPQIDEFLQELATIQDSGPKRIALLGSRHVPITHQHLIEMMSYALVLAGNRLITSGALGTNAAAIRGAMRADPNLLTVILPQSLERQPRESRQQLDKVMHLVEKPENDHLPLAEASSLCNQEIIARCQQLICFAFHDSHTLLQTCELAEEQHKVVTLFYFD; encoded by the coding sequence TTGACGCAGGCGACAAATCTCCCGGGTCTTGATTCCCCCCAAATTGATGAGTTTTTGCAGGAATTAGCGACCATCCAAGACTCTGGTCCTAAACGGATTGCGCTCCTTGGCTCGCGTCATGTCCCCATTACCCATCAGCACCTTATTGAAATGATGAGCTATGCCCTGGTGCTAGCTGGAAACCGCCTGATAACCTCAGGTGCCCTTGGAACCAATGCGGCGGCCATTCGGGGGGCAATGCGGGCAGACCCCAATTTGTTGACGGTGATCTTGCCCCAGAGTTTAGAGCGCCAGCCTCGGGAATCCCGCCAACAGCTGGATAAGGTAATGCACTTGGTGGAGAAACCCGAAAATGATCATCTCCCCCTTGCAGAAGCCAGCTCCCTCTGCAATCAGGAGATTATTGCCCGCTGTCAGCAACTGATTTGCTTTGCTTTCCACGATAGCCACACGCTACTGCAAACCTGTGAACTAGCGGAAGAGCAGCACAAGGTGGTCACGCTCTTTTACTTTGATTAA
- a CDS encoding YkvA family protein, with protein MSGFYNWYRKLLRHPKYRWFIIAASLIYLLSPLDIFPDLVPIVGQLDDVTVMVILASELVQLLVERMKSRRSPNLTTTVDVEAEQV; from the coding sequence ATGAGCGGCTTCTACAACTGGTATCGAAAGCTATTGCGGCACCCGAAGTATCGCTGGTTCATTATTGCCGCGAGCTTGATCTATTTGCTGAGTCCTCTGGATATTTTCCCCGATCTAGTGCCGATCGTTGGCCAGCTGGATGACGTCACGGTGATGGTCATCCTTGCCAGTGAGCTCGTGCAATTGCTGGTGGAGCGGATGAAAAGCCGGCGATCGCCCAACCTTACCACGACAGTAGATGTGGAAGCAGAACAAGTTTAA
- the aat gene encoding leucyl/phenylalanyl-tRNA--protein transferase has protein sequence MEISQAEWVRDTFIDHRYAQGYFLMGAGDRLEWYTSRQRALIPLDERFRYPASLRRVLNQNRFQVAINRDFSAVVEGCADRPMTWITPRLKEVYHLLYATGWAVSFETWQGDELAGGILGIVIGGAFIGESMFYRIPNGSKVAMVKLVEHLRQRGFLLFDAQLQNPHLERFGAYVVSPRKYRQLLAQAIRKPCQFL, from the coding sequence ATGGAGATTTCTCAGGCTGAGTGGGTACGCGATACCTTTATTGATCATCGCTATGCCCAAGGCTACTTTCTCATGGGGGCGGGCGATCGCCTAGAGTGGTACACCAGCCGCCAGCGAGCCCTAATTCCCTTGGATGAGCGGTTTCGCTATCCCGCCTCACTGCGACGGGTGCTCAATCAAAATCGCTTTCAAGTAGCCATTAACCGAGATTTTAGTGCTGTCGTGGAGGGGTGCGCCGATCGCCCGATGACCTGGATTACCCCCCGTCTCAAGGAAGTGTACCATCTGCTTTACGCCACAGGTTGGGCGGTGAGTTTTGAAACGTGGCAGGGGGATGAACTCGCAGGGGGTATTCTCGGTATTGTTATTGGCGGTGCATTTATTGGTGAGTCTATGTTCTATCGCATTCCCAACGGCTCAAAAGTAGCGATGGTAAAACTGGTAGAACATCTGCGGCAGCGGGGCTTTTTACTGTTTGATGCTCAACTGCAAAATCCTCATCTTGAGCGCTTTGGGGCATATGTTGTCAGCCCTCGCAAGTATCGTCAGTTATTGGCACAGGCCATTCGTAAGCCCTGTCAATTTCTCTAA
- a CDS encoding HesB/IscA family protein, protein MTQATQPAKGIMMTEAALKHLLELRDKHGKDLCLRVGVKGGGCAGMSYTMDFEDPANIRPDDEVFDYDGFKVVSDPKSMLYIYGLVLDYSNALIGGGFKFTNPNATQTCGCGTSFSA, encoded by the coding sequence ATGACCCAGGCCACACAACCCGCCAAGGGAATCATGATGACCGAAGCTGCCCTCAAGCATTTGCTCGAGCTCCGCGATAAGCACGGCAAAGACCTGTGTTTGCGGGTGGGCGTCAAGGGGGGTGGCTGTGCAGGGATGTCCTACACCATGGACTTTGAAGACCCCGCTAATATCCGTCCCGATGATGAAGTCTTTGACTATGACGGCTTCAAGGTGGTCTCCGATCCCAAGAGTATGCTCTACATTTATGGCTTGGTTCTGGACTACAGCAACGCCCTGATTGGTGGCGGCTTTAAGTTTACGAATCCCAATGCTACCCAAACCTGTGGCTGTGGTACCTCATTTTCTGCCTAA
- a CDS encoding tetratricopeptide repeat protein, producing MTPSQSVSDVERQFEAAIARYKEGAPASELIPTFKEICQRAQKSSSAWTCLAWLYLLEDKPQSALKAAQKAVKLNPEDPQARINLAVAMLETGQKGVRPHIELAQTVVAAVAELRQEVIDNFADGLRRKPDWESLARVKQWVLGG from the coding sequence TTGACCCCATCTCAGTCTGTAAGTGACGTTGAACGTCAATTTGAGGCGGCGATCGCCCGCTACAAAGAGGGAGCGCCTGCCTCAGAGTTAATTCCTACTTTCAAAGAGATTTGCCAGCGTGCTCAAAAAAGTAGCTCCGCTTGGACCTGCTTGGCATGGCTTTACCTTCTGGAGGACAAGCCCCAATCTGCCCTAAAGGCTGCCCAAAAAGCAGTCAAGCTCAACCCTGAAGACCCCCAAGCGCGCATTAACCTTGCGGTGGCCATGCTAGAAACCGGACAAAAGGGCGTTCGTCCCCACATTGAATTGGCGCAAACCGTTGTTGCCGCTGTGGCCGAGCTGCGCCAAGAGGTCATCGATAACTTTGCCGACGGCCTGAGGCGTAAACCCGATTGGGAGAGCCTTGCCCGCGTCAAACAATGGGTACTGGGGGGGTAA
- a CDS encoding TPM domain-containing protein encodes MITLRRQKPLLFLLLSLVSGLIVSFAPSPVQAYVNFPALPDTYVNDLAQVLDDSQREQVRSQLQAFHQRTNQQVLLVTINSYQDHSNEHASFEAFARDLFNHRGVGSRWRNDGVMLLVAPGNRKVRIQLGSAYGSGWNSRMQAVIDNNMLPDFRRGQLGQGIIKGVGALLNTLQTGELTNSGSSVPATGLFSFLSSFVVFPGLFIGIFFIGIFFLLITILGLRLAAKIAPSNFVQSGDRSRASHSNDDDDRYYSDTSDDTYSSYSDSDSFSSSSDEGGQSSGGGAEGSW; translated from the coding sequence ATGATCACTCTACGCCGGCAAAAGCCCCTGCTTTTTTTGTTGCTTTCTCTGGTCAGCGGTTTGATTGTCAGCTTTGCTCCATCTCCTGTCCAGGCCTACGTGAATTTCCCAGCCTTGCCGGACACCTATGTCAATGATCTGGCCCAGGTGTTAGATGACTCCCAGCGAGAGCAGGTGCGTTCGCAACTTCAGGCCTTTCATCAACGCACCAATCAACAGGTACTGCTAGTCACTATTAATTCCTATCAGGACCACAGCAACGAACACGCCAGTTTTGAGGCGTTTGCTAGGGATTTGTTTAATCATCGAGGGGTGGGGAGCCGTTGGCGCAACGATGGTGTGATGCTGCTAGTGGCTCCGGGCAATCGCAAGGTGCGCATTCAATTGGGCAGTGCCTACGGCAGCGGTTGGAACTCCCGTATGCAAGCAGTGATTGACAACAACATGTTGCCGGATTTTCGTCGTGGCCAACTGGGGCAGGGGATCATCAAAGGTGTGGGCGCCTTACTCAATACATTGCAGACCGGCGAGCTAACAAACTCCGGTAGCAGTGTTCCGGCAACTGGCCTGTTCAGTTTTCTGAGCTCTTTTGTTGTCTTTCCGGGGCTGTTTATTGGAATTTTCTTTATTGGAATTTTCTTCTTGCTTATTACCATCTTAGGCTTAAGGCTTGCGGCCAAGATTGCCCCGTCCAACTTTGTGCAATCCGGCGATCGCTCTCGCGCCTCCCACAGCAATGATGACGATGATCGCTACTACAGTGACACCAGCGATGACACTTACTCCAGCTATAGTGATAGTGATAGTTTCTCGAGTAGTAGCGATGAAGGTGGGCAGTCCTCTGGCGGTGGTGCCGAGGGCAGCTGGTAA